In Paenibacillus sp. FSL M7-0420, a single genomic region encodes these proteins:
- a CDS encoding polysaccharide deacetylase family protein: protein MQTLLLWLFYISTFYAFIPGMISRLFGYRVFRKGIGRTDYGLTFDDGPDPHYTPLLLDLLKRYDAKATFFVVGSHAEQHPEIIKRMHDEGHLIGIHNYVHKTNWLMRPATVRKQIDRTDEIIFSITGERSTYYRPPWGIVNLFDFSKRRQVQIVLWSAMFGDWKEKLGAEKLTEKLIAKLGPGEVLLLHDCGKTIGADPNAPEHMLIALERMLAEAERRGLHSVRIDEMIKAVQRSPITHLSFGKRLLVGLWLAWEKLFQLMFQLKTITPADPFLHYRLRKYQGNTVLMDNGETLSKGDKVIELHIDNRQLFELGIHSRSPAQLAIRMIRRMEKDLPLLAVQIAGELELAEAKALYGVSMINRGPEKFGFMVVDLPSGMFARSTKFYLSVLLSVIHPSGGARLKVRSEVLVPKMMLMPVSQLLNQMNQRRPHKHVERVHEEELTLEAELPGATVVH from the coding sequence ATGCAGACTTTGCTGCTCTGGCTATTTTATATCTCTACCTTTTATGCTTTTATTCCCGGTATGATCAGCCGTTTATTTGGTTATCGTGTCTTCCGCAAAGGAATCGGGCGTACGGATTACGGCCTGACCTTTGATGACGGGCCAGACCCGCATTATACACCGCTGCTGCTGGATCTGCTTAAACGCTACGATGCGAAGGCGACCTTTTTTGTCGTTGGCTCGCACGCGGAGCAGCACCCCGAGATCATCAAGCGAATGCATGACGAAGGGCATTTGATCGGAATTCATAATTATGTGCACAAGACGAACTGGCTGATGCGTCCCGCCACGGTGAGGAAGCAGATCGACCGGACAGACGAGATCATCTTCTCCATTACCGGCGAGCGCAGCACTTATTACCGTCCTCCTTGGGGAATCGTGAACCTGTTCGACTTCTCCAAACGCCGTCAGGTGCAGATTGTGCTGTGGTCGGCGATGTTCGGCGACTGGAAGGAGAAGCTTGGAGCGGAGAAGCTGACCGAGAAGCTCATTGCGAAGCTCGGCCCGGGTGAGGTGCTGCTGCTGCATGACTGCGGGAAGACGATCGGCGCTGATCCGAATGCACCGGAGCATATGCTGATTGCGCTGGAGCGGATGCTGGCCGAGGCCGAGCGGCGCGGACTGCACAGCGTCCGGATTGACGAGATGATCAAGGCGGTGCAGCGCTCCCCGATCACGCATCTGTCCTTCGGCAAGCGGCTGCTTGTCGGATTGTGGCTGGCGTGGGAGAAGCTGTTCCAGCTAATGTTCCAGCTCAAGACGATAACGCCAGCAGATCCGTTCCTTCATTACCGTCTGCGCAAGTATCAGGGGAATACAGTGCTGATGGACAACGGCGAGACCTTGAGCAAAGGCGACAAGGTCATTGAGCTGCATATCGACAACAGGCAGCTGTTCGAGCTGGGGATTCATTCCCGTTCTCCGGCCCAGCTGGCGATCCGCATGATCCGCCGGATGGAGAAGGATCTGCCGCTGCTCGCAGTGCAGATTGCCGGTGAACTCGAGCTGGCCGAAGCGAAGGCGCTCTACGGCGTGAGTATGATCAACCGCGGGCCGGAGAAATTCGGCTTCATGGTGGTGGATCTGCCCAGCGGCATGTTCGCCCGCTCGACCAAATTCTACCTTAGTGTTCTGCTGAGCGTCATCCACCCCTCGGGCGGGGCAAGGCTCAAGGTACGCAGCGAGGTACTGGTGCCCAAGATGATGCTGATGCCGGTGTCTCAGCTGCTGAACCAGATGAACCAGCGGCGTCCGCATAAGCATGTGGAGCGGGTACACGAAGAGGAACTGACGCTTGAAGCTGAGCTGCCCGGAGCAACGGTAGTTCATTGA
- a CDS encoding peptidoglycan D,D-transpeptidase FtsI family protein, translating to MHKLIHRRIFWGCLILCMLLAGLMIRLAWVQLLLKDSVVSGTRYTVAQMAELQSERETVLDSGRGRLYDKHGRALAGETVWTAALFPPEEELHRHHGAGEYNDDQQLHRLAEILGVSYSQLQARRLGLKEPLLWPSGQGTGPLALTLPQAREVETLAIEGVRALPFARRYNGSESGRQWLGYLSEASGEAVTQSPTGLRIPRTGTDGLEKTLEPLLQGVGHTEAVAQVDARGKRVPGSPITVKAPGNPYYPLSLYTTIDLKLQESIEQLAAEAGVKEGAIVVMDSRSGDIAAMVSLPFYNPQQVSPQGGEWNNRALQAAAPGSIFKIVTAAAALEAGLTTPEEPFFCAGAYGKYGLSCPHGKGHGALTLKQGFAVSCNTVFATLAERLSGVKLQATALALGLGRSIGWQAENTLGLPLLRPLAGEQPGTIFTTLLPDDGGARVQTAIGQRDVRITPLQAANLVVTLLHGGEVRAPRILERVAFANGQTLKELPGHLAPAPEGRIAPATARVLLGMMRSVVTEGTGRMLKPSAWPLAGKSGTAQTLVHGTPRNNQWFIGYGPVDHPKYAVSVAIENVAPDSPQAATRLFGQVFELLSGLEGGSTGA from the coding sequence TTGCACAAGCTGATTCATAGACGTATCTTTTGGGGATGCCTGATCCTGTGTATGCTGCTGGCGGGCCTGATGATCAGGCTGGCCTGGGTACAGCTGCTGCTGAAGGATAGTGTAGTAAGCGGCACCCGTTACACAGTAGCTCAGATGGCAGAGCTGCAAAGTGAGCGGGAGACGGTGCTGGACAGCGGAAGAGGACGGCTGTATGACAAACACGGAAGGGCGCTGGCTGGAGAGACGGTCTGGACCGCTGCGCTGTTCCCGCCGGAGGAAGAGCTTCACCGGCATCATGGTGCCGGTGAATATAACGATGACCAGCAGCTTCACCGTCTGGCGGAGATTCTTGGCGTCAGCTACAGCCAGCTGCAGGCAAGACGGCTGGGGCTGAAGGAGCCGCTGCTCTGGCCTTCCGGCCAAGGCACGGGGCCGCTGGCCCTGACCCTGCCGCAAGCCAGAGAAGTGGAGACGCTTGCGATCGAAGGTGTCCGGGCGCTCCCTTTTGCCCGCAGATATAACGGGTCTGAATCCGGCCGACAGTGGCTCGGTTATCTGTCTGAAGCTTCAGGCGAAGCTGTCACTCAATCCCCTACAGGGCTGAGAATTCCAAGAACCGGTACAGACGGGCTGGAGAAGACGCTGGAGCCGCTGCTGCAGGGCGTGGGGCACACGGAGGCTGTTGCCCAGGTAGACGCGCGCGGCAAACGGGTTCCGGGAAGCCCGATCACAGTCAAGGCGCCGGGCAACCCCTATTATCCGTTGTCTCTATATACCACAATTGATCTGAAGCTTCAGGAGAGCATTGAGCAGCTGGCGGCGGAAGCCGGGGTGAAGGAAGGGGCGATTGTGGTAATGGACAGCCGGAGCGGTGATATCGCAGCGATGGTCTCCTTGCCGTTCTACAATCCGCAGCAGGTCTCACCGCAAGGTGGAGAATGGAACAACCGTGCTCTTCAAGCGGCCGCCCCGGGCTCCATCTTCAAAATTGTGACGGCCGCTGCCGCACTTGAAGCCGGGCTGACCACACCGGAGGAGCCCTTCTTCTGTGCTGGAGCATATGGGAAATACGGATTGTCCTGTCCCCACGGCAAAGGACACGGCGCCCTTACGCTTAAGCAAGGGTTCGCCGTGTCCTGTAATACTGTATTTGCTACGCTGGCCGAGCGGCTGAGCGGTGTGAAGCTTCAAGCTACCGCCCTTGCCCTTGGACTGGGCCGGAGCATCGGGTGGCAGGCGGAGAATACGCTCGGTTTGCCGTTGCTCCGGCCGCTGGCCGGAGAGCAGCCGGGTACTATCTTCACCACGCTCCTGCCGGATGACGGCGGGGCGAGAGTCCAGACGGCGATCGGCCAGCGCGATGTGCGGATCACTCCGCTGCAGGCGGCGAATCTGGTCGTCACACTGCTGCATGGCGGTGAGGTGAGAGCGCCGCGGATTCTGGAGCGGGTTGCTTTTGCCAATGGACAGACGCTTAAGGAGCTCCCGGGACATCTGGCGCCAGCGCCGGAGGGCCGGATCGCTCCGGCCACTGCCCGTGTGCTGCTGGGCATGATGCGCAGCGTAGTCACAGAGGGCACAGGCCGGATGCTGAAGCCTTCCGCTTGGCCGCTCGCCGGCAAATCAGGCACGGCCCAGACGCTGGTGCATGGCACGCCGCGCAACAATCAATGGTTCATCGGCTATGGTCCGGTTGACCATCCGAAATATGCGGTGTCTGTGGCGATAGAGAATGTGGCTCCAGACAGTCCGCAGGCAGCCACCCGCCTGTTCGGTCAGGTGTTCGAGCTGTTGTCGGGGCTGGAAGGCGGATCAACCGGGGCCTGA
- a CDS encoding methyl-accepting chemotaxis protein: MSSSTVRSSSILSRLHPSKSLGMRLFLVFFIATMGIVLSLGYISYAVARHTIENNALSANQQTVEQTAEKLDVSLLRYEDNLGQLFYNEDIQQAIALEGLAAADSAKRTELSETINGELDQWLSAVPGVQAVYLVPLDEALPAAGAGEVDNDFLAAIRDAAWYKQLREKPQSQWITEALKQGEAAGVVRFAKSVAAEAGQTGYLAVCDIKTTELDSQLKMVDLGQGSYIQLLTSADELIASSQQEETDTYLRLGGTLFNGLSDTSGSLPTKDEQGKSILAVYGTLHTSGWRLLGVVPSGNLTKDAGRILNTTYLAVAAAAAVAVLIGLWMVRMVSRPLSRLRDLMVKGADGDLRVRTDVVTRDEIGQLSGSFNLMMEQITELVVHTNETAREVTEAAEALGNASRDTAVAAKDIAAATEEIAGGAGSLSLEADRGNEMTAQISEKMEAVIAVAHEIGGTAHSVEQASAEGVVKLQELLGRTQETGDRTGKLVLKVNELKDTASSVIQVLEVMQSITQQTNILSLNATIEAARAGEAGKGFTVVADEIRQLAEQSKRSIAVVGEITDRIMRDMHETVDALSEVAPLFGEQMDYVQNTSEIFISVQGQMHQLITRLDSVSSSIDGLNHSQQVLSETIGNVSSFAEESSAASEEVASLTGEQENVSEYLVTLSGKLENASSRLRERLSKFNV; this comes from the coding sequence TTGAGCAGTTCAACAGTTCGCAGTAGCTCTATTCTTTCTCGGCTGCATCCCTCCAAGTCGCTGGGGATGCGGCTCTTTCTGGTTTTTTTCATCGCGACCATGGGTATTGTGCTGTCTCTGGGGTATATTTCCTACGCTGTGGCGAGACACACGATTGAGAACAATGCATTGTCCGCTAATCAGCAGACCGTGGAGCAGACGGCAGAGAAGCTGGATGTGAGCCTGCTGCGCTATGAAGATAATCTGGGTCAGCTGTTCTACAATGAGGATATTCAGCAGGCTATTGCCTTGGAAGGTCTTGCTGCCGCAGATTCAGCGAAGCGCACGGAGCTGTCCGAGACGATTAACGGGGAGCTCGATCAATGGCTCTCGGCTGTGCCTGGGGTGCAGGCAGTGTATCTGGTTCCGCTGGATGAAGCGTTGCCCGCTGCCGGAGCCGGTGAAGTGGACAATGATTTCCTGGCGGCTATCCGTGATGCAGCATGGTACAAGCAGCTGCGGGAGAAGCCGCAGAGCCAGTGGATTACTGAAGCGTTGAAGCAGGGAGAGGCCGCAGGAGTAGTGCGTTTCGCTAAGTCTGTGGCGGCGGAAGCGGGTCAAACCGGTTATCTGGCGGTCTGCGATATTAAGACTACAGAGCTTGACAGCCAGCTGAAAATGGTTGATCTGGGCCAGGGTTCCTATATCCAGCTGCTGACGTCCGCAGATGAGCTGATCGCCTCTTCCCAGCAAGAGGAGACGGACACCTATCTGCGTCTGGGCGGCACTCTGTTCAACGGCTTAAGCGACACCTCCGGCTCTCTGCCAACCAAAGATGAGCAGGGCAAATCCATTCTTGCGGTCTACGGCACGCTGCATACCTCCGGCTGGAGGCTGCTCGGTGTGGTGCCTTCCGGCAATCTGACCAAGGACGCGGGACGGATTCTTAACACGACCTACCTGGCGGTGGCCGCCGCTGCCGCGGTTGCCGTGCTGATTGGACTCTGGATGGTACGGATGGTCTCGCGTCCGCTCTCACGGCTGCGGGATCTGATGGTTAAGGGGGCAGACGGGGATCTGCGCGTACGCACTGATGTCGTCACCCGTGATGAGATAGGCCAGCTGTCCGGCTCCTTCAACCTGATGATGGAGCAGATTACAGAGCTGGTCGTCCACACCAATGAGACCGCGCGTGAGGTTACGGAAGCAGCGGAAGCCCTTGGCAATGCCTCGCGGGACACAGCGGTGGCAGCGAAGGATATTGCCGCAGCCACGGAAGAGATTGCCGGCGGTGCCGGCAGCCTCTCACTGGAGGCGGACCGGGGGAATGAGATGACGGCTCAGATCTCGGAGAAGATGGAAGCTGTCATTGCAGTAGCCCATGAGATTGGCGGAACTGCGCATAGTGTGGAGCAAGCGAGTGCAGAGGGGGTAGTCAAGCTGCAGGAGCTGCTGGGCAGAACGCAAGAGACTGGCGACAGGACAGGCAAGCTGGTCCTTAAGGTGAATGAGCTTAAGGATACTGCCTCATCGGTCATTCAGGTGCTGGAGGTCATGCAGAGCATCACCCAGCAGACCAATATCCTGTCGCTGAACGCCACTATTGAAGCGGCGCGGGCAGGCGAAGCGGGCAAGGGCTTCACGGTTGTCGCTGATGAAATCCGCCAGCTGGCGGAGCAGTCCAAGCGTTCCATTGCCGTGGTGGGCGAGATTACGGACCGGATCATGCGGGATATGCATGAGACGGTAGACGCCTTGTCCGAGGTTGCGCCGCTGTTCGGGGAGCAGATGGACTATGTTCAGAACACCAGTGAGATCTTCATTAGTGTGCAGGGGCAGATGCATCAGCTGATCACCAGGCTGGATTCGGTATCTTCTTCGATTGACGGCCTGAACCACTCGCAGCAGGTCTTGTCAGAGACGATAGGCAATGTCAGCTCCTTCGCCGAAGAATCCTCGGCCGCCTCTGAAGAGGTAGCCTCCCTGACCGGAGAACAGGAGAATGTCAGCGAATACCTGGTTACGCTCTCCGGTAAGCTGGAGAATGCTTCCTCCAGACTGCGGGAGCGATTATCCAAGTTCAACGTGTGA
- a CDS encoding glycoside hydrolase family 130 protein has protein sequence MREVKLTGSHSLPNIPWQDRPAGNDNPVWRHSDNPVIKRNPAKGVARIFNSAVIAYEGSFLGVFRVEDHTTRPHLRMGRSVNGLDWVIDEQPIQFTDEIGNPYMPRYAYDPRLVKVEDTYYIIWCTDFYGAAIGVAKTQDFKHFISLENPFLPFNRNGVLFPKKIGGNFVMLSRPSDSGHTPFGDVFLSESPDFVYWGKHRHVMTKGGQGWWQSTKIGGGPAPIETSEGWLMFYHGVTGTCNGLVYSMGAVILDADEPSRVKYRSRNFVLTPEEWYEERGFVNNVLFPCAALNDADTGRIAIYYGAADTYVGVAYTTVQEIVNYVIDTHEEVGDDAGPGKI, from the coding sequence ATGAGAGAAGTAAAGCTGACTGGCAGCCACAGCCTGCCGAATATACCATGGCAGGACAGACCTGCCGGGAATGATAATCCGGTCTGGAGACATAGCGATAACCCGGTGATCAAGCGCAATCCGGCGAAGGGGGTCGCCCGTATCTTCAACAGCGCCGTGATTGCTTATGAAGGCAGCTTCCTGGGAGTCTTCCGCGTGGAAGATCACACGACCCGCCCCCATCTGCGGATGGGCCGCAGCGTGAACGGCCTGGATTGGGTCATTGATGAGCAGCCGATCCAATTCACAGACGAGATAGGTAACCCTTACATGCCTCGTTACGCGTACGATCCCCGTCTGGTGAAGGTGGAGGATACGTATTACATCATCTGGTGCACAGACTTCTATGGAGCAGCCATCGGTGTAGCGAAGACACAGGATTTCAAGCATTTCATCAGCCTGGAGAATCCGTTCCTGCCGTTCAACCGCAACGGCGTGCTGTTCCCGAAGAAAATAGGCGGCAATTTCGTCATGCTCTCCCGTCCAAGCGATAGCGGACATACGCCGTTCGGTGATGTCTTCCTGAGCGAGAGCCCTGACTTCGTATACTGGGGCAAACACCGTCATGTCATGACCAAGGGCGGACAAGGCTGGTGGCAGAGCACCAAGATCGGCGGCGGACCTGCGCCCATTGAGACCTCGGAAGGCTGGCTGATGTTCTATCACGGGGTTACAGGGACCTGCAATGGTCTCGTCTACAGCATGGGCGCTGTGATTCTGGATGCGGATGAGCCTTCGAGAGTGAAATACCGCTCCCGGAACTTCGTGCTGACCCCTGAAGAGTGGTATGAAGAAAGAGGGTTTGTCAACAACGTGCTCTTCCCTTGTGCTGCGCTGAACGATGCGGATACCGGCCGGATTGCCATCTATTACGGGGCTGCGGATACCTATGTTGGTGTTGCCTACACTACTGTCCAAGAGATTGTTAACTACGTAATCGATACTCATGAAGAGGTTGGCGATGATGCCGGTCCTGGTAAGATCTAG
- a CDS encoding AI-2E family transporter, which yields MLPLYKKYWRTFFDIGLLVLTVYLVMLGFSKLYQLAAPVFLSFFVFLLIEPLARFLNRKGMAKPFASAISVVLFLVILLGVLFGAGLLITTQAIHLQNNLPKYTYVVQQHFAQTTTYLQLKIDSLPSDVTDKLNGYFTDATNILSKWMVAFFKYMVGVLGSFSSFMANFGIAIILAFFLSMEIKDWRRIAHEKLPKTFKTAYAFLQGNVFKAIGSYIKAQMILISITFVIILAGLLILRTGNVLTIALVCAVVDLLPLLGVPAVLIPWIIYLFIVGNTSLAIGLIVLLAVVMVVRQLLEPKITGNSIGVSSAFLMLSFVILSSSLFGIAGLILSPILLILLKELLQQGYLQQWIYLPQEEFVVSPFAASGTSTAGGPVSGSPAGNAESNAQPAGPGPQAPVDPPSSPDNSSNT from the coding sequence ATGCTGCCGCTGTACAAAAAATATTGGCGCACCTTTTTCGACATTGGGCTGCTTGTTCTGACCGTATATTTAGTGATGCTCGGCTTCAGTAAATTGTACCAGCTGGCTGCGCCGGTGTTCCTGTCCTTCTTTGTATTTCTGCTGATTGAGCCGCTCGCCCGCTTCCTGAACCGCAAGGGAATGGCCAAGCCCTTCGCCTCCGCGATCTCCGTGGTGCTCTTCCTGGTCATCCTGCTGGGCGTCCTCTTCGGTGCCGGACTGCTGATTACGACCCAGGCGATTCACCTCCAGAATAATCTGCCCAAATATACATACGTGGTCCAGCAGCATTTCGCACAGACTACGACCTATCTTCAGCTCAAAATCGATTCGCTTCCATCCGATGTGACGGATAAGCTGAACGGTTATTTCACAGATGCCACCAATATTCTCTCGAAGTGGATGGTCGCCTTCTTCAAATATATGGTCGGAGTGCTTGGCTCTTTCTCTTCCTTTATGGCTAATTTCGGGATTGCGATCATTCTCGCCTTTTTCCTCAGCATGGAGATTAAGGACTGGCGCCGAATTGCCCATGAGAAGCTGCCGAAGACGTTCAAGACCGCCTATGCCTTCCTGCAGGGAAATGTGTTCAAGGCTATCGGTTCTTATATCAAAGCACAGATGATCCTGATCAGCATCACCTTCGTCATTATTCTTGCTGGCCTGCTGATTCTTCGGACGGGCAATGTACTCACCATCGCGCTGGTCTGCGCCGTGGTCGATCTGCTTCCGCTGCTCGGGGTACCTGCGGTGCTGATCCCTTGGATCATCTATCTGTTCATTGTCGGCAATACGTCACTGGCTATCGGGCTCATCGTTCTGCTGGCGGTGGTAATGGTGGTTAGACAGCTGCTGGAGCCCAAAATCACAGGGAATTCGATCGGTGTCTCCTCCGCCTTCCTGATGCTCTCCTTCGTGATTCTGTCCTCCTCCCTGTTCGGGATAGCAGGACTCATTCTGTCGCCGATTCTGCTGATTCTGCTCAAGGAGCTGCTCCAGCAGGGATATCTCCAGCAGTGGATCTATCTGCCGCAGGAGGAGTTCGTCGTCTCGCCCTTCGCGGCCTCGGGGACCTCTACGGCAGGCGGTCCCGTAAGCGGCAGTCCAGCCGGGAATGCCGAGTCTAATGCGCAGCCTGCCGGTCCAGGCCCTCAGGCCCCGGTTGATCCGCCTTCCAGCCCCGACAACAGCTCGAACACCTGA
- a CDS encoding carbohydrate ABC transporter permease yields the protein MHTLKYNVAAFFKYLSLVLGALMALIPIVVVFFASLKTNAEYASTGPLTLPENWLNFANYTKAFVDGNMLLGFMNTIIIVLISIAGATLTGSMMAYILARFKFRGSKALMGAFLLATLIPGVTTQVATFQIINALDLFNTRWAPILMYLGTDIIAVYIFMQFLDSISESLDESAMLDGASYWTIYWRIILPLLSPAIVTVIIVKGVNIYNDFYTPFLYMPKSSLQVVSTALFKFKGPYGSQWEVICAAIMIAIIPTLIAFVALQKYIYNGFAQGSVK from the coding sequence ATGCATACCTTGAAATACAACGTGGCGGCCTTCTTCAAATATCTCTCCCTGGTGCTGGGTGCGCTGATGGCGCTGATCCCGATTGTCGTTGTCTTCTTCGCCTCCTTGAAGACCAATGCTGAGTACGCTTCAACCGGTCCGCTGACCCTGCCGGAGAACTGGCTGAATTTCGCCAACTACACCAAAGCCTTCGTAGACGGGAACATGCTGCTCGGCTTCATGAACACGATTATTATTGTGTTGATCTCCATCGCCGGCGCCACACTTACCGGTTCGATGATGGCTTATATTCTGGCCCGGTTCAAATTCAGAGGCAGCAAGGCGCTGATGGGGGCTTTTCTGCTGGCTACGCTGATTCCCGGAGTAACTACCCAAGTAGCAACTTTTCAGATTATCAATGCTCTGGATTTGTTCAATACCCGCTGGGCGCCGATTCTGATGTATCTGGGGACCGATATTATCGCTGTCTATATCTTCATGCAGTTCCTGGACTCGATCTCTGAATCGCTGGATGAATCCGCAATGCTGGATGGTGCCTCCTACTGGACGATCTACTGGAGAATCATTCTTCCGCTGCTGAGTCCGGCCATTGTGACGGTGATCATCGTGAAGGGTGTTAATATCTACAATGACTTCTACACCCCGTTTCTGTATATGCCCAAAAGCAGCCTGCAGGTCGTATCTACCGCACTGTTCAAATTCAAAGGACCCTACGGCTCCCAGTGGGAGGTTATCTGCGCCGCGATTATGATCGCCATCATTCCGACGCTGATTGCGTTCGTCGCGCTACAAAAATACATTTATAACGGCTTCGCCCAAGGGTCGGTCAAATAA
- a CDS encoding carbohydrate ABC transporter permease, which translates to MPKLSNMSYKNQRILIIFLFSLVPVVLLLTFSYLPVLKMFQYSFTSWNGLSKNMEYIGFDNYKTIFTKPEYFAVFKVSLYYFFATFVQMGLALYFATILSFNVRMKNWFKGILFFPTLLNGVAIGFIFLFFFKPEGTLNTILDLLGLGALQQKWLLNPQLINISLAFASVWRYMGMNFIIFLGAISSIGSDIYEASEIDGANRWHQFRHIIIPSIKRILQLNLILAVSGAIGVFEIPYVMTGGSNGSGTFVIQTVDVAFKYSKLGLASAMAVVLLGIVVLVTILQRILIKEEK; encoded by the coding sequence GCTATAAAAATCAACGGATTTTGATCATCTTTTTATTTTCGCTAGTACCTGTAGTACTGCTGCTGACGTTCTCCTATTTACCTGTGCTCAAAATGTTTCAGTACAGCTTCACCAGCTGGAACGGGCTAAGCAAAAATATGGAGTATATCGGCTTCGACAACTACAAGACGATCTTTACCAAGCCGGAGTACTTCGCCGTATTCAAGGTCAGCTTGTATTACTTTTTTGCCACCTTTGTCCAGATGGGGCTGGCGCTTTATTTTGCCACGATTCTGAGCTTCAATGTCCGGATGAAGAACTGGTTCAAGGGGATTCTGTTCTTTCCGACCTTGCTGAACGGTGTGGCGATCGGGTTCATCTTCCTGTTCTTCTTCAAGCCGGAAGGCACTCTTAATACCATTCTTGATCTGCTTGGCCTCGGGGCGCTGCAACAGAAATGGCTGCTGAATCCGCAGCTCATTAACATCTCTCTCGCTTTTGCCTCGGTATGGAGGTATATGGGGATGAACTTTATTATCTTCCTGGGCGCAATCTCCTCGATCGGCAGCGATATCTATGAAGCCTCGGAGATAGACGGCGCTAACCGCTGGCATCAGTTCCGGCATATTATCATCCCAAGCATCAAGCGTATCCTCCAGCTCAATCTGATCCTCGCGGTCAGCGGGGCGATCGGGGTGTTTGAAATTCCGTACGTTATGACCGGCGGCTCCAACGGCAGCGGCACTTTTGTCATCCAGACCGTCGATGTGGCCTTCAAATACAGTAAGCTGGGGCTGGCTTCGGCAATGGCTGTGGTCCTGCTGGGCATCGTTGTTCTGGTTACCATTCTGCAGCGCATTCTGATCAAGGAGGAGAAATAG